The Streptococcus parasanguinis genomic sequence AAAGAGGTAGGTATAATGCAAACACGAATTACTGAACTATTGAATATTAAATATCCAATCTTCCAAGGTGGTATGGCCTGGGTTGCTGATGGAGACTTGGCTGGAGCCGTTTCAAATGCTGGTGGACTCGGAATTATTGGTGGTGGTAATGCCCCTAAAGAAGTGGTAAAAGCTAATATTGATAGAGTAAAACAAATCACTGACAAACCATTCGGTGTTAATATCATGCTTTTGTCACCATTTGCAGATGACATCGTCGACCTCGTTATCGAAGAGGGTGTTAAGGTTGTTACAACAGGTGCCGGAAACCCAGGTAAATATATGGAGCGTTTCCACGAAGCTGGAATTACAGTAATCCCAGTTATTCCATCGGTAGCACTTGCTAAACGTATGGAAAAACTTGGAGCTGATGCTGTTGTCGCAGAAGGTATGGAAGCTGGTGGTCACATTGGTAAATTGACAACCATGGCACTTGTTCGCCAGGTTGCGGATGCGGTATCTATCCCAGTTATTGGTGCTGGTGGTGTTGCAGATGGACGTGGTATGGCTGCTGTTCTTATGCTTGGAGCAGAAGCTGTTCAGGTTGGTACTCGTTTCGCTGTTGCTAAGGAATCTAATGCACACCAAAACTTCAAAGATAAGATTTTGAAGGCTAAAGATATTGATACTGTTATTTCAGCCTCAGTTGTTGGACACCCAGTTCGTGCGATTAAGAATAAATTGGCTACAGAATATAACCAAGCTGAAAAAGATTTCTTGGCTGGTAAGAAGACTCAAGAGGAAATTGAAGAGCTTGGTGCAGGTGCCCTTCGTAACGCTGTTGTTGA encodes the following:
- the fabK gene encoding enoyl-[acyl-carrier-protein] reductase FabK, with amino-acid sequence MQTRITELLNIKYPIFQGGMAWVADGDLAGAVSNAGGLGIIGGGNAPKEVVKANIDRVKQITDKPFGVNIMLLSPFADDIVDLVIEEGVKVVTTGAGNPGKYMERFHEAGITVIPVIPSVALAKRMEKLGADAVVAEGMEAGGHIGKLTTMALVRQVADAVSIPVIGAGGVADGRGMAAVLMLGAEAVQVGTRFAVAKESNAHQNFKDKILKAKDIDTVISASVVGHPVRAIKNKLATEYNQAEKDFLAGKKTQEEIEELGAGALRNAVVDGDVEYGSVMAGQIAGLVRKEETCAEILEDLYTGAAKVIKEEAARWADVNV